One Vitis vinifera cultivar Pinot Noir 40024 chromosome 8, ASM3070453v1 genomic window carries:
- the LOC100255527 gene encoding phosphatidylinositol 4-phosphate 5-kinase 4: MSREHSSVVKAWEATVRKTQAAAKRRAHSIFGTISVAHADDEEEEESQESGRGTGEMYHAERVLCNGDYYTGHWADNFPHGHGKYLWTDGCMYVGEWFRGKTMGKGKFSWPSGATYEGEFKSGYMDGKGTYTGNNGDTYRGQWVMNLRHGRGIKSYVNGDLYDGEWRRGLQEGHGKYQWKNGNQYIGEWKNGVICGKGTMIWTSGNRYDGYWEDGLPKGNGTFRWADGSFYMGNWSKDPDEQNGTYYPSGVSPEATLEWDPQQVFNVDLSDCKICPGEKVSIMPSQKKLAVWRSSKAVDSSVRPRRMSVDGRVSPGAMNMWDDGDCSFDSTDGDSIMGNFDESLLDAGQQNRPPRIVKRQGETISKGHKNYELMLNLQLGIRHSVGRPAPVASLDLKASAFDPKEKVWTRFPPEGSKYTPPHQSSEFKWKDYCPLVFRTLRKLFKVDPADYMISICGNDALRELSSPGKSGSFFYLTNDDRYMIKTMKKSEVKVLLRMLSAYYNHVRAFENTLVTKFYGLHCVKLTGPTQKKVRFIIMGNLFCSEYTIHRRFDLKGSSLGRTTDKAEAEIDETTILKDLDLNFIFRLQKSWFQEFRRQIDRDCEFLEQERIMDYSLLVGLHFLEKSMAGDLIPSGARTPIGDSEPEGAPQLSRVDMDQLLVDPSWWASVKLGQNMPARVEKTVRRNDWEFQQTGEPTGEFFGVVMFFGVIDILQDYDISKKLEHAYKSIQYDPTSISAVDPKQYSKRFRDFIFKIFAEDP; this comes from the exons ATGAGCAGAGAACATAGCAGTGTGGTGAAGGCGTGGGAGGCCACGGTCAGGAAGACCCAGGCCGCCGCAAAGAGGCGCGCACACAGCATTTTCGGGACAATTTCTGTGGCCCATGCAGACGATGAGGAAGAGGAGGAAAGCCAAGAAAGTGGACGTGGAACAGGGGAAATGTACCATGCAGAGAGAGTTCTATGTAATGGGGATTATTATACTGGCCATTGGGCTGACAACTTCCCACATGGCCATGGGAAATATCTGTGGACAGATGGGTGCATGTACGTTGGAGAATGGTTTAGGGGCAAAACCATGGGGAAAGGTAAGTTCAGTTGGCCTTCTGGGGCTACCTATGAAGGGGAATTCAAGAGTGGTTACATGGATGGCAAGGGCACCTATACTGGGAACAATGGGGATACCTATAGGGGTCAGTGGGTAATGAACTTAAGGCATGGCCGTGGTATTAAAAGTTATGTCAATGGAGATTTGTATGATGGGGAATGGCGACGTGGGTTGCAAGAAGGCCATGGGAAATATCAATGGAAGAACGGGAATCAATATATAGGTGAATGGAAGAATGGGGTTATTTGCGGTAAGGGGACAATGATTTGGACGAGTGGGAATCGGTATGATGGGTACTGGGAAGATGGGTTACCTAAGGGAAATGGAACTTTCAGATGGGCAGATGGGAGTTTCTATATGGGCAACTGGAGCAAGGATCCTGATGAACAAAATGGGACTTATTATCCATCCGGGGTGTCGCCAGAGGCAACTCTTGAATGGGATCCTCAACAGGTGTTCAACGTTGATTTGAGTGATTGTAAGATTTGTCCTGGGGAGAAGGTCTCTATAATGCCATCACAGAAGAAGCTTGCTGTTTGGAGGTCTTCAAAGGCTGTAGATTCAAGTGTTAGGCCAAGGAGAATGTCGGTGGATGGGAGGGTAAGTCCAGGTGCAATGAATATGTGGGACGATGGGGATTGTAGTTTTGATAGTACTGATGGTGATTCAATAATGGGAAATTTTGATGAGAGTCTGCTGGACGCTGGGCAGCAGAATAGACCACCAAGGATCGTAAAAAGACAAGGAGAGACAATTTCGAAGGGCCACAAAAACTATGAATTGATGCTTAATCTGCAGTTGGGAATTAG GCATTCTGTTGGAAGACCTGCTCCAGTGGCATCCCTTGATTTGAAGGCTTCAGCTTTTGACCCTAAGGAAAAAGTATGGACAAGATTTCCTCCTGAAGGATCCAAATACACTCCACCCCACCAGTCCTCTGAATTTAAATGGAAGGATTACTGCCCTTTAGTTTTCAG GACTCTAAGGAAGTTGTTCAAGGTGGATCCAGCTGATTACATGATATCCATATGTGGAAACGATGCCCTTCGAGAACTCTCTTCTCCAGGGAAAAGTGGAAGCTTCTTTTACTTGACCAATGATGATCGGTACATGataaaaacaatgaagaaaTCAGAAGTAAAG GTGCTTCTAAGGATGCTTTCTGCCTATTATAACCATGTTCGAGCCTTTGAGAATACCCTAGTGACCAAATTTTATGGTCTGCATTGCGTGAAGTTAACTGGGCCTACCCAGAAGAAG GTTCGCTTTATCATTATGGGGAATCTTTTCTGTTCTGAATATACCATTCATAGACGTTTTGACTTGAAAGGGTCTTCCCTTGGCCGCACAACTGATAAGGCTGAGGCAGAGATTGATGAAACTACTATCCTCAAAGACCTTGATCTTAACTTTATATTCCGACTGCAGAAATCATGGTTCCAAGAGTTCCGCAG GCAAATTGATAGGGACTGTGAGTTTCTCGAACAGGAGAGAATTATGGACTATAGTCTTCTGGTGGGGCTTCATTTCCTAGAGAAATCAATGGCTGGGGATTTGATTCCCTCTGGAGCTAGAACCCCTATTG GTGACTCAGAGCCTGAAGGAGCCCCTCAGCTTTCCAGGGTAGACATGGATCAGCTTCTTGTAGACCCCTCATG GTGGGCTAGCGTTAAATTGGGGCAGAACATGCCTGCACGGGTGGAGAAGACGGTGAGAAGAAATGACTGGGAATTTCAACAAACAGGGGAACCAACTGGGGAGTTTTTTGGAGTTGTGATGTTCTTTGGTGTCATTGATATACTTCAAGATTATGACATTAGCAAGAAGCTTGAGCATGCATACAAGTCCATCCAATATGATCCAACCTCAATATCAGCTGTTGATCCAAAACAATATTCAAAGCGGTTTCGtgattttatattcaaaatttttgcTGAAGATCCTTGA
- the LOC100260598 gene encoding uncharacterized protein LOC100260598 — MSSTKASAKKRALNSDVSKSGKKLRVEEDDLFDPDLSRNVEIRSDLKGIMSALHQIREKSQKDGQKKNEETISSLSTEMKSMIDDLKSKLEKERQSFAKALSKSSKECENSLKIEAARFQEVYEKFSKERSAHLQAFQGKKEKTMISEHEKACADKIARLEESLKKKKQDDKTFNILRKTLGSFLGNGSDEDFPPDD; from the exons ATGTCTTCCACAAAAGCCAGCGCCAAAAAGCGAGCGTTGAATTCTGACGTCTCAAAGTCGGGAAAAAAATTGCGGGTTGAAGAAGATGATCTTTTCGATCCAGATCTTTCTAG GAATGTTGAAATTCGCAGTGATCTCAAAGGCATTATGTCTGCGCTGCATCAGATCAGAGAGAAATCTCAGAAGGATGGacagaagaagaatgaagagaCTATTTCTAG TTTGTCCACGGAGATGAAGTCTATGATAGATGATTTGAAGTCAAAACTTGAGAAGGAAAG ACAAAGTTTTGCTAAGGCACTTTCAAAGAGCTCAAAAGAG TGTGAAAATTCCTTGAAAATTGAGGCTGCCAGGTTCCAGGAAGTTTATGAGAAGTTCTCCAAGGAGAGATCAGCACATTTGCAGGCATTCCAAG gaaagaaagagaagactATGATATCCGAACACGAGAAAGCTTGTGCAGATAAAATTGCTCGCTTGGAGGAGTccttaaagaagaagaagcag GATGACAAAACTTTCAACATTTTGAGGAAAACTTTGGGTTCATTCCTGGGGAATGGTTCTGATGAGGACTTCCCACCTGACGATTGA
- the LOC104880136 gene encoding uncharacterized protein LOC104880136, which translates to MGASLMKLTPAGRNEEKKRLIQEYYNEHCKDIDINKPNEFYQAVCKTVEKINREFGYTQIRIPDTDEMERLFNAHVESSGTLSPDSFREILRSLVFKAGFTNAGALDSFFYILIAPGTALLIKNAVNPKAISNQVLVPGVTSATVLLLALLKKI; encoded by the exons ATGGGCGCATCCCTCATGAAACTAACTCCTG CGGGAAGAAACGAGGAGAAAAAGAGATTGATCCAGGAGTACTACAACGAGCATTGTAAGGACATAGATATTAACAAGCCTAACGAGTTCTATCAAGCAGTATGCAAAACTGTCGA AAAAATCAACCGTGAATTCGGTTACACACAAATCCGTATACCAGATACTGATGAAATGGAAAGGCTATTTAAT GCACATGTGGAGTCTAGCGGAACACTGAGTCCTGATAGTTTCCGTGAGATCCTCCGATCTCTGGTTTTCAAGGCTGGATTTACGAACGCTGGGGCCTTGGATTCTTTCTTCTACATCTTAATTGCTCCAGGAACAGCGCTGCTTATAAAGAATGCAGTAAATCCAAAAGCAATTTCTAACCAAGTTTTAGTGCCTGGAGTCACTTCTGCAACTGTCTTGCTTCTTGCCTTACTCAAAAAGATATGA
- the LOC100264171 gene encoding nonsense-mediated mRNA decay factor SMG7, whose translation MMTIPMDNNLDIQSRERVQRLFNKNVELESKRRRSAQARISFDPNAWQQMRENYEAIILEDNAFSEQHEIEYALWQLHYRRIEELRAHFSAALASSASNTSQSLKGSARPDRIGKIRAQFKTFLSEATGFYHDLMLKIRAKYGLPLGYFSEDKDNQIVMSRDGNKSADIKKGMISCHRCLIYLGDLARYKGLYGDGDSKARDYAAASSYYMEASSLWPSSGNPHHQLAILASYSGDELVTVYRYFRSLAVDNPFSTARENLTIAFEKNRQSYSQLLGDAKASSVIAPVRMNGKGRGKAEARTPLKNNKKEVSSVKERASSVRETFKAFRIRFVRLNGILFTRTSLETFEEVYSMAKGNLLELLSSGPEEEHNFGSGAAENRLMTVRLIAILIFAVHNVNRETENQSYAEILQRSVLLQNIFTVIFEFMGCILERCLQLHDPCASFLLPGVLVFLEWLACHPDIAVGNEVEEKQATARTFFWNHCISFLNNLLSSGFTSSNEDQDEICFFNMSKYEEGETANRLALWEDFELRGFLPLLPAQLILDYSRKQSFGSDGGNKDKNARVERIIAAGKSLINIVRIGQQGIYFDPKLKKFSIGVDPQMANDFAFSGSFEVLAVNGAGQEHPEEKNMNSSTLQQKPQLYLEGEEEDEEIVFKPSAADKFVDVIAPKVTSHEAFGTGVDARKVDLGSPIASVSAPYDGLYLQNGSRPLTTLADGFHQHLQTLQPTTSKWLVEQQTSITNGLNGLSFMENGLSMNTELQESLGGLRAATPSLPFPQSVNISAHNIYPGQVPETVIPSKFDSIMLSGASSDGLSMKPSSASSAISRKNPVSRPVRHSGPPPGFSPVPPKNVEEPFSGLNLKNENLVVDDYSWLDGYQLPSSTQGIGFSHSINHSAQAYQNESKINSLNGTQNFPFPGKQVPTFQVQMENQKSWQNYHFPENLQLQLQKGNQQSIAPPEQHQGQSLWGGQFFV comes from the exons ATGATGACTATTCCGATGGATAACAATTTGGATATTCAATCAAGGGAGCGTGTTCAACGTCTTTTCAACAAG AATGTAGAGTTGGAGAGTAAGCGCCGGAGGTCTGCCCAAGCAAGAATTTCCTTTGATCCCAATGCATGGCAACAGATGCGAGAGAACTATGAAGCGATTATTCTTGAAGACAATGCTTTCTCTGAACAGCATGAAATAGAGTATGCTTTGTGGCAGTTGCATTACAGGCGAATTGAGGAGCTACGAGCACACTTCAGTGCTGCTCTGGCTTCATCAGCTTCAAACACTTCTCAGAGTTTGAAGGGTTCTGCACGACCTGATCGAATTGGAAAAATTCGTGCACAATTCAAAACCTTTCTTTCTGAAGCAACTGGATTTTACCATGATCTAATGTTGAAGATTAGAGCAAAGTATGGTCTACCTCTGGGTTATTTCTCCGAAGATAAGGACAATCAGATTGTCATGTCTAGAGATGGGAATAAATCTGCTGACATAAAGAAAGGCATGATTTCCTGCCACCGTTGTCTGATTTACCTGGGTGACCTTGCGCGTTATAAAGGTTTATATGGTGATGGTGATTCTAAAGCTAGAGACTATGCAGCAGCATCTAGTTATTATATGGAAGCTTCTTCACTCTGGCCTTCAAGTGGCAACCCACATCATcag CTTGCTATATTGGCTTCCTATTCGGGTGATGAATTGGTGACTGTTTACCGCTATTTTCGGAGTCTGGCAGTTGATAATCCTTTCTCAACTGCAAGAGAAAACTTGACTATTGCATTTGAGAAG AACCGTCAGAGTTATTCCCAGCTGCTTGGAGATGCCAAAGCGTCTTCAGTGATTGCACCAGTGCGAATGAATGGGAAAGGAAGGGGAAAAGCTGAAGCAAGGACTcccttgaaaaataataaaaaagaagtaaGTAGTGTCAAGGAAAGAGCATCCAGTGTACGTGAAACTTTTAAGGCATTCCGGATCCGATTTGTCCGACTAAATGGCATCCTTTTCACACGCACAAG CTTGGAAACATTTGAAGAAGTTTACTCCATGGCTAAAGGCAATCTTCTAGAGCTTCTATCTTCTGGACCTGAAGAGGAGCACAATTTTGGTTCTGGTGCCGCTGAAAATAGACTTATGACTGTCAGACTTATAGCCATTCTGATATTCGCAGTTCACAATGTGAATAGGGAAACTGAAAATCAGTCCTATGCAGAAATCTTACAACGTTCAGTTCTACTTCAGAATATATTTACTGTTATCTTTGAGTTTATGGGTTGCATTCTTGAGAGGTGCCTACAGTTGCATGATCCTTGTGCTAGCTTCCTATTGCCTGGTGTGCTTGTGtttttggagtggttagcctgTCATCCAGATATTGCAGTTGGGAACGAAGTGGAGGAGAAACAAGCTACTGCTAGAACATTCTTTTGGAACCATTGTATTTCGTTCTTGAACAATCTCCTGTCGAGTGGGTTCACGTCCAGTAATGAGGATCAGGATGAAATTTGTTTCTTCAATATGAGTAAGTATGAAGAAGGTGAGACTGCCAACCGGCTTGCATTGTGGGAGGACTTTGAATTAAGAGGATTCTTGCCACTTCTGCCTGCACAACTCATTCTTGATTATTCAAGAAAGCAGTCTTTTGGAAGTGACGGTGGCAATAAGGATAAAAATGCTCGTGTTGAGAGGATTATTGCGGCGGGAAAGTCTCTTATAAACATTGTTAGGATTGGGCAACAGGGAATATATTTTGATCCAAAGTTGAAGAAATTTTCTATTGGAGTTGATCCTCAAATGGCCAATGACTTTGCATTCAGTGGTTCTTTTGAAGTACTTGCAGTAAATGGTGCGGGCCAAGAACATCCAGAAGAGAAAAATATGAACTCAAGCACTTTGCAGCAGAAGCCACAATTATACCtggaaggagaagaagaggatGAGGAAATTGTCTTCAAACCATCAGCTGCTGACAAGTTTGTTGATGTCATTGCTCCAAAGGTAACTTCTCATGAGGCTTTTGGGACTGGTGTTGATGCCCGCAAGGTTGACTTGGGAAGTCCTATTGCATCTGTTTCGGCCCCATATGATGGTCTCTATTTGCAGAATGGGTCCAGGCCTCTTACTACTCTTGCTGATGGTTTCCACCAACATTTGCAAACATTGCAACCAACCACATCAAAGTGGCTGGTGGAGCAACAAACTTCTATTACTAATGGGTTGAATGGTTTGAGCTTCATGGAGAATGGGCTTTCTATGAACACTGAGCTACAAGAAAGTTTAGGAGGTTTAAGGGCTGCTACACCCTCACTTCCTTTTCCACAGTCTGTCAATATCAGTGCTCACAATATATATCCCGGTCAGGTCCCTGAAACTGTAATTCCATCCAAGTTTGATTCAATTATGTTGTCAGGAGCCAGTTCTGACGGTCTATCAATGAAGCCCTCATCAGCCTCATCAGCAATTTCGAGAAAGAATCCAGTGAGCCGACCTGTTAGGCATTCTGGCCCTCCACCTGGATTTAGCCCTGTTCCTCCCAAAAATGTGGAGGAGCCCTTCTCTGGTTTAAATTTGAAGAATGAAAATCTGGTGGTGGATGATTATAGCTGGCTTGATGGATATCAGCTGCCATCCTCAACACAAGGCATTGGGTTCAGCCATTCCATCAACCACTCAGCACAAGCATACCAAAATGAAAGTAAGATTAACAGCTTGAATGGGACTCAAAACTTTCCATTTCCTGGAAAACAAGTTCCTACTTTTCAAGTGCAAATGGAAAACCAGAAAAGCTGGCAGAATTACCACTTTCCCGAGAATCTGCAGCTGCAACTTCAGAAAGGAAATCAACAGTCTATTGCACCACCAGAGCAGCACCAAGGACAGTCTCTATGGGGAGGCCAATTCTTTGTGTGA